Proteins from a genomic interval of Gossypium hirsutum isolate 1008001.06 chromosome A09, Gossypium_hirsutum_v2.1, whole genome shotgun sequence:
- the LOC107943110 gene encoding uncharacterized protein isoform X1: MRDSSLRAEDLNAPSTSSSRKTSNVFHLLAQREVSPRTKRSSRKLWGEESKSHLDSCRPKCLAKRDARSDLLSWVESESLRHFSAKYCPLLPPPRSTIAAAFSPDGKTLASTHGDHTVKIIDCQTGNCLKVLSGHRRTPWVVRFHPLYPEILASGSLDHEVRLWNANTAECIGTRDFYRPIASIAFHAQGEVLAVASGHKLYIWHYNRRGETSSPAIILKTRRSLRAVHFHPYAAPFLLTAEVNDLDSSDSSMTVATSPGFLRYPAPTVYLANDRPNLANELPLMSLPFMIWPLFARDNGRTSLQNIDGDTGSNGVHQRGDQPASVRLLTYSTPTGQYELLLSPVEPNSSSPLPEETGANPLPTEMETDVSNSAMEPMETMEVQSVERTTQFFPFGDPTSWELPFLQGWLIGQTQAGQRNMRLATGGGHENSLPAGETGTSASVASSGMATSVSQTRVSGRPSSRHRSSRSRMISSSGTGESGYSNIIHESSDPQPAVGRIPSELATSLAAAAAAELPCTVKLRIWPHDMKDPCAFLDPEKCRLIIPHAVLCSEMGAHFSPCGRFLAACVACVLPHLEADPGVQSQLNSDVAGVATSPTRHPILAHRVMYELRIYSLEEATFGLVLASRAIRAAHCLTSIQFSPSSEHILLAYGRRHSSLLKSVIIDGQTTVPIYTILEVYRVSDMELVRVLPSAEDEVNVACFHPSVGGGLVYGTKEGKLRILQYDSSNSTTHNASGFLDENMFEVGGPSLQVPTYALEC, translated from the exons ATGAGAGATTCTTCACTGCGGGCCGAAGATTTGAATGCGCCATCAACTTCCAGCTCGCGAAAGACCAG CAATGTCTTTCATTTATTGGCACAAAGAGAAGTTTCTCCACGAACAAAACGGTCATCTCGAAAGCTATGGGGAGAAGAGTCAAAGAGCCATCTTGATTCCTGCAGGCCAAAATGTCTAGCAAAAAGAGATGCTAGATCTGATCTTCTTTCCTG GGTAGAGTCAGAGTCGTTGCGGCATTTTTCAGCAAAATACTGCCCATTGTTGCCTCCTCCAAGGTCTACTATTGCAGCAGCCTTCAGTCCTGACGGAAAAACACTTGCTTCTACACA TGGAGATCATACAGTTAAGATTATTGATTGCCAAACTGGCAACTGTTTGAAGGTGTTGAGTGGTCATCGCAGGACGCCTTGGGTG GTCAGATTCCATCCATTGTATCCAGAGATACTTGCAAGTGGAAGTTTGGACCATGAAGTTCGCTTGTGGAATGCAAATACTGCTGAGTGTATAGGGACACGTGATTTCT ACCGCCCTATTGCATCCATTGCTTTCCATGCTCAAGGGGAAGTTCTTGCAGTAGCCTCAGGACATAAG TTATATATATGGCATTACAACAGGAGGGGAGAGACATCCTCTCCGGCTATTATACTGAAGACGAGACGTTCACTTCGAGCTGTACATTTTCATCCATATGCTGCTCCTTTTCTTTTGACTGCTGAG GTCAATGATCTTGACTCATCTGATTCGTCAATGACAGTGGCAACTTCTCCTGGTTTCTTGCGATATCCAGCCCCAACTGTATATTTGGCTAATGATCGACCTAATTTGGCAAATGAACTACCTCTAATGTCTTTACCTTTCATGATATGGCCATTATTTGCTAGAGATAATGGGAGAACATCTTTGCAGAATATTGATGGTGACACTGGTTCAAATGGTGTGCATCAGAGAGGTGATCAACCTGCCTCAGTACGGCTTCTGACCTATTCAACTCCAACTGGGCAGTATGAACTTTTGTTGTCTCCTGTTGAACCAAATAGCTCTTCTCCATTACCAGAAGAAACAGGAGCCAATCCTTTACCGACTGAGATGGAAACTGATGTTTCCAATTCTGCAATGGAGCCCATGGAGACGATGGAGGTCCAGTCTGTGGAAAGAACTACTCAGTTTTTCCCTTTTGGTGATCCTACCTCATGGGAGCTACCTTTCTTGCAAGGATGGTTAATTGGTCAGACCCAAGCTGGTCAGCGCAATATGCGTTTGGCTACTGGTGGTGGTCATGAGAATTCACTCCCAGCTGGTGAAACAGGAACTTCTGCTTCAGTAGCTTCTTCAGGTATGGCCACGAGTGTTAGCCAAACAAGAGTTTCTGGAAGACCAAGTTCACGGCATCGTTCTTCGCGTTCTCGCATGATCTCCTCAAGTGGAACTGGTGAATCTGGTTATAGCAACATCATACATGAGAGTAGCGATCCTCAACCTGCTGTTGGCAGAATTCCATCTGAACTTGCCACATCACTTGCGGCTGCGGCAGCAGCAGAACTACCTTGCACTGTAAAGCTTAGAATATGGCCACATGATATGAAAGACCCTTGTGCTTTCCTTGATCCCGAGAAATGTCGCTTGATCATTCCACATGCTGTGCTTTGTAG TGAAATGGGTGCACATTTTTCACCTTGTGGGAGATTTTTAGCAGCCTGTGTTGCCTGTGTGCTTCCTCATTTGGAAGCCGATCCTGGAGTTCAGAGCCAGCTTAATTCTGATGTTGCAGGAGTTGCTACCTCCCCCACACGACACCCAATTTTGGCACACCGGGTTATGTATGAGCTTCGTATATATTCGCTTGAGGAGGCCAC ATTTGGGTTGGTGCTTGCTTCACGGGCAATAAGAGCTGCTCACTGCTTAACATCTATTCAG TTTTCACCCTCATCAGAGCATATACTGCTTGCCTATGGTCGCCGCCATAGCTCACTTCTCAAAAGTGTGATAATAGATGGACAGACCACGGTGCCCATTTATACCATTCTGGAG GTGTACAGAGTTTCTGATATGGAGCTTGTGAGAGTTCTTCCAAGTGCAGAGGATGAGGTAAATGTAGCTTGCTTTCATCCTTCTGTTGGAGGTGGCCTTGTATATGGAACAAAG GAAGGAAAGCTAAGGATTCTCCAGTATGATAGTTCTAATAGTACAACTCATAATGCGTCCGGTTTTCTTGATGAAAATATGTTCGAGGTAGGAGGCCCAAGTTTGCAG GTCCCAACATATGCCTTAGAATGCTAG
- the LOC107943110 gene encoding uncharacterized protein isoform X5 translates to MRDSSLRAEDLNAPSTSSSRKTSNVFHLLAQREVSPRTKRSSRKLWGEESKSHLDSCRPKCLAKRDARSDLLSWVESESLRHFSAKYCPLLPPPRSTIAAAFSPDGKTLASTHGDHTVKIIDCQTGNCLKVLSGHRRTPWVVRFHPLYPEILASGSLDHEVRLWNANTAECIGTRDFYRPIASIAFHAQGEVLAVASGHKLYIWHYNRRGETSSPAIILKTRRSLRAVHFHPYAAPFLLTAEVNDLDSSDSSMTVATSPGFLRYPAPTNIDGDTGSNGVHQRGDQPASVRLLTYSTPTGQYELLLSPVEPNSSSPLPEETGANPLPTEMETDVSNSAMEPMETMEVQSVERTTQFFPFGDPTSWELPFLQGWLIGQTQAGQRNMRLATGGGHENSLPAGETGTSASVASSGMATSVSQTRVSGRPSSRHRSSRSRMISSSGTGESGYSNIIHESSDPQPAVGRIPSELATSLAAAAAAELPCTVKLRIWPHDMKDPCAFLDPEKCRLIIPHAVLCSEMGAHFSPCGRFLAACVACVLPHLEADPGVQSQLNSDVAGVATSPTRHPILAHRVMYELRIYSLEEATFGLVLASRAIRAAHCLTSIQFSPSSEHILLAYGRRHSSLLKSVIIDGQTTVPIYTILEVYRVSDMELVRVLPSAEDEVNVACFHPSVGGGLVYGTKEGKLRILQYDSSNSTTHNASGFLDENMFEVGGPSLQVPTYALEC, encoded by the exons ATGAGAGATTCTTCACTGCGGGCCGAAGATTTGAATGCGCCATCAACTTCCAGCTCGCGAAAGACCAG CAATGTCTTTCATTTATTGGCACAAAGAGAAGTTTCTCCACGAACAAAACGGTCATCTCGAAAGCTATGGGGAGAAGAGTCAAAGAGCCATCTTGATTCCTGCAGGCCAAAATGTCTAGCAAAAAGAGATGCTAGATCTGATCTTCTTTCCTG GGTAGAGTCAGAGTCGTTGCGGCATTTTTCAGCAAAATACTGCCCATTGTTGCCTCCTCCAAGGTCTACTATTGCAGCAGCCTTCAGTCCTGACGGAAAAACACTTGCTTCTACACA TGGAGATCATACAGTTAAGATTATTGATTGCCAAACTGGCAACTGTTTGAAGGTGTTGAGTGGTCATCGCAGGACGCCTTGGGTG GTCAGATTCCATCCATTGTATCCAGAGATACTTGCAAGTGGAAGTTTGGACCATGAAGTTCGCTTGTGGAATGCAAATACTGCTGAGTGTATAGGGACACGTGATTTCT ACCGCCCTATTGCATCCATTGCTTTCCATGCTCAAGGGGAAGTTCTTGCAGTAGCCTCAGGACATAAG TTATATATATGGCATTACAACAGGAGGGGAGAGACATCCTCTCCGGCTATTATACTGAAGACGAGACGTTCACTTCGAGCTGTACATTTTCATCCATATGCTGCTCCTTTTCTTTTGACTGCTGAG GTCAATGATCTTGACTCATCTGATTCGTCAATGACAGTGGCAACTTCTCCTGGTTTCTTGCGATATCCAGCCCCAACT AATATTGATGGTGACACTGGTTCAAATGGTGTGCATCAGAGAGGTGATCAACCTGCCTCAGTACGGCTTCTGACCTATTCAACTCCAACTGGGCAGTATGAACTTTTGTTGTCTCCTGTTGAACCAAATAGCTCTTCTCCATTACCAGAAGAAACAGGAGCCAATCCTTTACCGACTGAGATGGAAACTGATGTTTCCAATTCTGCAATGGAGCCCATGGAGACGATGGAGGTCCAGTCTGTGGAAAGAACTACTCAGTTTTTCCCTTTTGGTGATCCTACCTCATGGGAGCTACCTTTCTTGCAAGGATGGTTAATTGGTCAGACCCAAGCTGGTCAGCGCAATATGCGTTTGGCTACTGGTGGTGGTCATGAGAATTCACTCCCAGCTGGTGAAACAGGAACTTCTGCTTCAGTAGCTTCTTCAGGTATGGCCACGAGTGTTAGCCAAACAAGAGTTTCTGGAAGACCAAGTTCACGGCATCGTTCTTCGCGTTCTCGCATGATCTCCTCAAGTGGAACTGGTGAATCTGGTTATAGCAACATCATACATGAGAGTAGCGATCCTCAACCTGCTGTTGGCAGAATTCCATCTGAACTTGCCACATCACTTGCGGCTGCGGCAGCAGCAGAACTACCTTGCACTGTAAAGCTTAGAATATGGCCACATGATATGAAAGACCCTTGTGCTTTCCTTGATCCCGAGAAATGTCGCTTGATCATTCCACATGCTGTGCTTTGTAG TGAAATGGGTGCACATTTTTCACCTTGTGGGAGATTTTTAGCAGCCTGTGTTGCCTGTGTGCTTCCTCATTTGGAAGCCGATCCTGGAGTTCAGAGCCAGCTTAATTCTGATGTTGCAGGAGTTGCTACCTCCCCCACACGACACCCAATTTTGGCACACCGGGTTATGTATGAGCTTCGTATATATTCGCTTGAGGAGGCCAC ATTTGGGTTGGTGCTTGCTTCACGGGCAATAAGAGCTGCTCACTGCTTAACATCTATTCAG TTTTCACCCTCATCAGAGCATATACTGCTTGCCTATGGTCGCCGCCATAGCTCACTTCTCAAAAGTGTGATAATAGATGGACAGACCACGGTGCCCATTTATACCATTCTGGAG GTGTACAGAGTTTCTGATATGGAGCTTGTGAGAGTTCTTCCAAGTGCAGAGGATGAGGTAAATGTAGCTTGCTTTCATCCTTCTGTTGGAGGTGGCCTTGTATATGGAACAAAG GAAGGAAAGCTAAGGATTCTCCAGTATGATAGTTCTAATAGTACAACTCATAATGCGTCCGGTTTTCTTGATGAAAATATGTTCGAGGTAGGAGGCCCAAGTTTGCAG GTCCCAACATATGCCTTAGAATGCTAG
- the LOC107943110 gene encoding uncharacterized protein isoform X2, with the protein MRDSSLRAEDLNAPSTSSSRKTSNVFHLLAQREVSPRTKRSSRKLWGEESKSHLDSCRPKCLAKRDARSDLLSWVESESLRHFSAKYCPLLPPPRSTIAAAFSPDGKTLASTHGDHTVKIIDCQTGNCLKVLSGHRRTPWVVRFHPLYPEILASGSLDHEVRLWNANTAECIGTRDFYRPIASIAFHAQGEVLAVASGHKLYIWHYNRRGETSSPAIILKTRRSLRAVHFHPYAAPFLLTAEVNDLDSSDSSMTVATSPGFLRYPAPTVYLANDRPNLANELPLMSLPFMIWPLFARDNGRTSLQNIDGDTGSNGVHQRGDQPASVRLLTYSTPTGQYELLLSPVEPNSSSPLPEETGANPLPTEMETDVSNSAMEPMETMEVQSVERTTQFFPFGDPTSWELPFLQGWLIGQTQAGQRNMRLATGGGHENSLPAGETGTSASVASSGMATSVSQTRVSGRPSSRHRSSRSRMISSSGTGESGYSNIIHESSDPQPAVGRIPSELATSLAAAAAAELPCTVKLRIWPHDMKDPCAFLDPEKCRLIIPHAVLCSEMGAHFSPCGRFLAACVACVLPHLEADPGVQSQLNSDVAGVATSPTRHPILAHRVMYELRIYSLEEATFGLVLASRAIRAAHCLTSIQFSPSSEHILLAYGRRHSSLLKSVIIDGQTTVPIYTILEVYRVSDMELVRVLPSAEDEVNVACFHPSVGGGLVYGTKEGKLRILQYDSSNSTTHNASGFLDENMFEVPTYALEC; encoded by the exons ATGAGAGATTCTTCACTGCGGGCCGAAGATTTGAATGCGCCATCAACTTCCAGCTCGCGAAAGACCAG CAATGTCTTTCATTTATTGGCACAAAGAGAAGTTTCTCCACGAACAAAACGGTCATCTCGAAAGCTATGGGGAGAAGAGTCAAAGAGCCATCTTGATTCCTGCAGGCCAAAATGTCTAGCAAAAAGAGATGCTAGATCTGATCTTCTTTCCTG GGTAGAGTCAGAGTCGTTGCGGCATTTTTCAGCAAAATACTGCCCATTGTTGCCTCCTCCAAGGTCTACTATTGCAGCAGCCTTCAGTCCTGACGGAAAAACACTTGCTTCTACACA TGGAGATCATACAGTTAAGATTATTGATTGCCAAACTGGCAACTGTTTGAAGGTGTTGAGTGGTCATCGCAGGACGCCTTGGGTG GTCAGATTCCATCCATTGTATCCAGAGATACTTGCAAGTGGAAGTTTGGACCATGAAGTTCGCTTGTGGAATGCAAATACTGCTGAGTGTATAGGGACACGTGATTTCT ACCGCCCTATTGCATCCATTGCTTTCCATGCTCAAGGGGAAGTTCTTGCAGTAGCCTCAGGACATAAG TTATATATATGGCATTACAACAGGAGGGGAGAGACATCCTCTCCGGCTATTATACTGAAGACGAGACGTTCACTTCGAGCTGTACATTTTCATCCATATGCTGCTCCTTTTCTTTTGACTGCTGAG GTCAATGATCTTGACTCATCTGATTCGTCAATGACAGTGGCAACTTCTCCTGGTTTCTTGCGATATCCAGCCCCAACTGTATATTTGGCTAATGATCGACCTAATTTGGCAAATGAACTACCTCTAATGTCTTTACCTTTCATGATATGGCCATTATTTGCTAGAGATAATGGGAGAACATCTTTGCAGAATATTGATGGTGACACTGGTTCAAATGGTGTGCATCAGAGAGGTGATCAACCTGCCTCAGTACGGCTTCTGACCTATTCAACTCCAACTGGGCAGTATGAACTTTTGTTGTCTCCTGTTGAACCAAATAGCTCTTCTCCATTACCAGAAGAAACAGGAGCCAATCCTTTACCGACTGAGATGGAAACTGATGTTTCCAATTCTGCAATGGAGCCCATGGAGACGATGGAGGTCCAGTCTGTGGAAAGAACTACTCAGTTTTTCCCTTTTGGTGATCCTACCTCATGGGAGCTACCTTTCTTGCAAGGATGGTTAATTGGTCAGACCCAAGCTGGTCAGCGCAATATGCGTTTGGCTACTGGTGGTGGTCATGAGAATTCACTCCCAGCTGGTGAAACAGGAACTTCTGCTTCAGTAGCTTCTTCAGGTATGGCCACGAGTGTTAGCCAAACAAGAGTTTCTGGAAGACCAAGTTCACGGCATCGTTCTTCGCGTTCTCGCATGATCTCCTCAAGTGGAACTGGTGAATCTGGTTATAGCAACATCATACATGAGAGTAGCGATCCTCAACCTGCTGTTGGCAGAATTCCATCTGAACTTGCCACATCACTTGCGGCTGCGGCAGCAGCAGAACTACCTTGCACTGTAAAGCTTAGAATATGGCCACATGATATGAAAGACCCTTGTGCTTTCCTTGATCCCGAGAAATGTCGCTTGATCATTCCACATGCTGTGCTTTGTAG TGAAATGGGTGCACATTTTTCACCTTGTGGGAGATTTTTAGCAGCCTGTGTTGCCTGTGTGCTTCCTCATTTGGAAGCCGATCCTGGAGTTCAGAGCCAGCTTAATTCTGATGTTGCAGGAGTTGCTACCTCCCCCACACGACACCCAATTTTGGCACACCGGGTTATGTATGAGCTTCGTATATATTCGCTTGAGGAGGCCAC ATTTGGGTTGGTGCTTGCTTCACGGGCAATAAGAGCTGCTCACTGCTTAACATCTATTCAG TTTTCACCCTCATCAGAGCATATACTGCTTGCCTATGGTCGCCGCCATAGCTCACTTCTCAAAAGTGTGATAATAGATGGACAGACCACGGTGCCCATTTATACCATTCTGGAG GTGTACAGAGTTTCTGATATGGAGCTTGTGAGAGTTCTTCCAAGTGCAGAGGATGAGGTAAATGTAGCTTGCTTTCATCCTTCTGTTGGAGGTGGCCTTGTATATGGAACAAAG GAAGGAAAGCTAAGGATTCTCCAGTATGATAGTTCTAATAGTACAACTCATAATGCGTCCGGTTTTCTTGATGAAAATATGTTCGAG GTCCCAACATATGCCTTAGAATGCTAG
- the LOC107943110 gene encoding uncharacterized protein isoform X4 codes for MRDSSLRAEDLNAPSTSSSRKTSNVFHLLAQREVSPRTKRSSRKLWGEESKSHLDSCRPKCLAKRDARSDLLSWVESESLRHFSAKYCPLLPPPRSTIAAAFSPDGKTLASTHGDHTVKIIDCQTGNCLKVLSGHRRTPWVVRFHPLYPEILASGSLDHEVRLWNANTAECIGTRDFYRPIASIAFHAQGEVLAVASGHKLYIWHYNRRGETSSPAIILKTRRSLRAVHFHPYAAPFLLTAEVNDLDSSDSSMTVATSPGFLRYPAPTVYLANDRPNLNIDGDTGSNGVHQRGDQPASVRLLTYSTPTGQYELLLSPVEPNSSSPLPEETGANPLPTEMETDVSNSAMEPMETMEVQSVERTTQFFPFGDPTSWELPFLQGWLIGQTQAGQRNMRLATGGGHENSLPAGETGTSASVASSGMATSVSQTRVSGRPSSRHRSSRSRMISSSGTGESGYSNIIHESSDPQPAVGRIPSELATSLAAAAAAELPCTVKLRIWPHDMKDPCAFLDPEKCRLIIPHAVLCSEMGAHFSPCGRFLAACVACVLPHLEADPGVQSQLNSDVAGVATSPTRHPILAHRVMYELRIYSLEEATFGLVLASRAIRAAHCLTSIQFSPSSEHILLAYGRRHSSLLKSVIIDGQTTVPIYTILEVYRVSDMELVRVLPSAEDEVNVACFHPSVGGGLVYGTKEGKLRILQYDSSNSTTHNASGFLDENMFEVPTYALEC; via the exons ATGAGAGATTCTTCACTGCGGGCCGAAGATTTGAATGCGCCATCAACTTCCAGCTCGCGAAAGACCAG CAATGTCTTTCATTTATTGGCACAAAGAGAAGTTTCTCCACGAACAAAACGGTCATCTCGAAAGCTATGGGGAGAAGAGTCAAAGAGCCATCTTGATTCCTGCAGGCCAAAATGTCTAGCAAAAAGAGATGCTAGATCTGATCTTCTTTCCTG GGTAGAGTCAGAGTCGTTGCGGCATTTTTCAGCAAAATACTGCCCATTGTTGCCTCCTCCAAGGTCTACTATTGCAGCAGCCTTCAGTCCTGACGGAAAAACACTTGCTTCTACACA TGGAGATCATACAGTTAAGATTATTGATTGCCAAACTGGCAACTGTTTGAAGGTGTTGAGTGGTCATCGCAGGACGCCTTGGGTG GTCAGATTCCATCCATTGTATCCAGAGATACTTGCAAGTGGAAGTTTGGACCATGAAGTTCGCTTGTGGAATGCAAATACTGCTGAGTGTATAGGGACACGTGATTTCT ACCGCCCTATTGCATCCATTGCTTTCCATGCTCAAGGGGAAGTTCTTGCAGTAGCCTCAGGACATAAG TTATATATATGGCATTACAACAGGAGGGGAGAGACATCCTCTCCGGCTATTATACTGAAGACGAGACGTTCACTTCGAGCTGTACATTTTCATCCATATGCTGCTCCTTTTCTTTTGACTGCTGAG GTCAATGATCTTGACTCATCTGATTCGTCAATGACAGTGGCAACTTCTCCTGGTTTCTTGCGATATCCAGCCCCAACTGTATATTTGGCTAATGATCGACCTAATTTG AATATTGATGGTGACACTGGTTCAAATGGTGTGCATCAGAGAGGTGATCAACCTGCCTCAGTACGGCTTCTGACCTATTCAACTCCAACTGGGCAGTATGAACTTTTGTTGTCTCCTGTTGAACCAAATAGCTCTTCTCCATTACCAGAAGAAACAGGAGCCAATCCTTTACCGACTGAGATGGAAACTGATGTTTCCAATTCTGCAATGGAGCCCATGGAGACGATGGAGGTCCAGTCTGTGGAAAGAACTACTCAGTTTTTCCCTTTTGGTGATCCTACCTCATGGGAGCTACCTTTCTTGCAAGGATGGTTAATTGGTCAGACCCAAGCTGGTCAGCGCAATATGCGTTTGGCTACTGGTGGTGGTCATGAGAATTCACTCCCAGCTGGTGAAACAGGAACTTCTGCTTCAGTAGCTTCTTCAGGTATGGCCACGAGTGTTAGCCAAACAAGAGTTTCTGGAAGACCAAGTTCACGGCATCGTTCTTCGCGTTCTCGCATGATCTCCTCAAGTGGAACTGGTGAATCTGGTTATAGCAACATCATACATGAGAGTAGCGATCCTCAACCTGCTGTTGGCAGAATTCCATCTGAACTTGCCACATCACTTGCGGCTGCGGCAGCAGCAGAACTACCTTGCACTGTAAAGCTTAGAATATGGCCACATGATATGAAAGACCCTTGTGCTTTCCTTGATCCCGAGAAATGTCGCTTGATCATTCCACATGCTGTGCTTTGTAG TGAAATGGGTGCACATTTTTCACCTTGTGGGAGATTTTTAGCAGCCTGTGTTGCCTGTGTGCTTCCTCATTTGGAAGCCGATCCTGGAGTTCAGAGCCAGCTTAATTCTGATGTTGCAGGAGTTGCTACCTCCCCCACACGACACCCAATTTTGGCACACCGGGTTATGTATGAGCTTCGTATATATTCGCTTGAGGAGGCCAC ATTTGGGTTGGTGCTTGCTTCACGGGCAATAAGAGCTGCTCACTGCTTAACATCTATTCAG TTTTCACCCTCATCAGAGCATATACTGCTTGCCTATGGTCGCCGCCATAGCTCACTTCTCAAAAGTGTGATAATAGATGGACAGACCACGGTGCCCATTTATACCATTCTGGAG GTGTACAGAGTTTCTGATATGGAGCTTGTGAGAGTTCTTCCAAGTGCAGAGGATGAGGTAAATGTAGCTTGCTTTCATCCTTCTGTTGGAGGTGGCCTTGTATATGGAACAAAG GAAGGAAAGCTAAGGATTCTCCAGTATGATAGTTCTAATAGTACAACTCATAATGCGTCCGGTTTTCTTGATGAAAATATGTTCGAG GTCCCAACATATGCCTTAGAATGCTAG